gtcggagattttcctaCACAGGTGAAAGAATGTTGAAAATATACGTTTCCTTGCCCTCCCCCTATTATGTTGGTCGTGGGTTTGCAAAGTGTTAGTTTCGGGACACAAGAAAGTGGGACTTAGGCCATACCCCAGCAAATCCaagagcaggtacccggacccctcatcttatattacccctctttgtgcttagggacagcggtcattcaattgttcattcagtctggtttttgaaataaacatttgttcctttttcaataaatataccctcagaattgaatttttgtcTTCACAATTTCTTAATGgaattccacattaaatattaacttacatcTTGATTCCAGTACAAACATCAACATGGGCATTGTTGCTACAGTAAATTCATcaatattgacggtagagcttcgttcaaaatttgacaaattCCAGAATAAAaggaggaattcaattcaaatctgaaatttacatgcaagcaacaattatccatatagctaattcatacaaacaaagcatgattgaccacaAACTAATGcagctggtagggttataaaccgcAAAAGGAGGGAGCCCCactaccctcggagtccaagataatgcggagtcccttgctaggaagggtcgaaaaaggttggagctgagagtGCGTGATTATCAGCAATAGCCATCATGACGAATGTCCAGCAGAAATACTCCTTACAGAGGAGATTGAAAGGTCTCTTTTGGCTAAGTACAGCAGTcgtgctaaggagagaactccaccgtcttgaaATGGTTAATCCTCATGCCACTCTCCCCCCAATGACTGTCTAACTCATCCATTAGATCCTGTGGTCTTCTCGCTTACTGGCTAATCGACGCCTGATCACctgcgaacctcactgatttaaacatcattctccCCACTTTTACTCCTGCTCCCAACTCATATCTTGTGATTAGGGTGGTCAAATATTGAAGATATATGAATGAAAGAGAGAAATAGGAAAATTATCCCCTTGACAATTAGAAGAGTGGCCACCATAGTATTGATTCCCAAGGTATGTTgggattttttaatgtttttacatttatgaaatagcaattgattgaaaaaatctgGAACTTTTGAGACGGACTATGCGTACACAGGGATATATGTTGGATTTTATAAGCACTTATAATTCCACCAATTCCAAATATAATCACGGCAGAAAAAATCAAACCTAGAGCAACGAACCTACCTATACTAACTGAAGATTTATTCTTCAATAACACCATAGAAAGCCGCTTAAGATGACCCTCGAAGGTGTACGCGAGATTATATTGATTTAATTACCTCTGACTGAGTAGATATTGCCCCATAAACTCAATAAATGGCATTCATGACCGTTCACGAAGATGACCGTAACGAACAATGAAAGTTGCGCTGGCTCTGAATTTAAGTTACCGCGCATCAGGTGAGATCAACGAGCTGTATCACTGCGCGATAATTAGCAGAAGATAAATCTTCACTATTTATGACTGGCAAGTAACtggcaaataatattttcttatcgCCAGGATTATGTAAACTAATTAGAATGCATGTACCTTACAATATATCTCTTTCTCCAGAATGTTCGAGATCCTGTGTCCACCACGTTCCTCACAGCTACTCCGCCGAAACGCGAACTTGGTTACCATTTACGAATTGTGAATAAGTATCGAacaagaaatacataaaataaaatttattttttatttaaacttaaaataaaataatatgggaTATTTAGCTCAATGTAATACCACAACTTACGACATTCAATGCCCGGGAAAATTCGGAATTCGAAATCATAATCGAAGGATACTGGCTTTAGTTAACAGGCCTAAGGTTCGCTAAATTAGTTATAATTTAGTGTAATTTTTCTTACGAAAGTTACATAGAagccaaataaaagaaaattagtacGGTAAATCGAGCCATCAGTGAAAATTCGACAATAAAGTATTCACCGCATGCAATGCGATTCTCTTTTGTTGAAATAACGCCCGCCACCCCCCGCCGCTAATGCCCCCTATCAATGGCTCTTGATTTTGCAGCAAAGTGATTCTAGAATCTCGGATATCGTATTGGGAAAGACTTAATTGTCACACGCTTCGGATTATATTTTTCTAGAACTCCATCTAAAATCAAAATGGTGTTAAATCCAGCCTACGAAGCCATCGGAAAGAGTTTCGTCCAGCAATATTATGCTATGTTCGACGACCCTGCCCAAAGACCTAATCTCATCAGTTTATACAATGTGAGTGGATTATCATGATTTCTGTATAATTGAGCTTTCATTGAGATATAAATGTTTTAGTGTCTTCTTGAATTGTATCATAGTCCTTCAATTAGTACCTGAATATGAATGTGAATGAACCAATTTCGTGAAATGGTTACATGGTGTCACGCTATGTGATCCCGTGCAATCTTTCAGTGGAAATGCTTGTATACTGTAAACTTCATAGTTTTCGGAGAATTTATCATATTTCTTGCTGTCTTTTATCCATGTTTAATCGTCGCAGACCGAAAGTTCGTTTATGAGCTTCGAGGGCATGCAGTTACAAGGGGCCTTAAAAATAATGGAGAAGTTGACGGTGAGTTAACTTCATATAGTCTTCCTTATTgtttctgtgaaatatttttataaaaaaattgtgttttgaaGGTCTTTCAGATTTTATGAATTGAGGTGATCAAATCGCCGTCAATATTGCTGGGCGATTCTATAATTAAACATGAGTTGGGGGACATCGGTTGGAATTACTGTTGCCTCAACAAGGCGGCTAGTGTGTTGCAATGttttgaataaatttgtttttgagTTAGTGAGTATAGTTGTTGTGTGTGAATCGTCGTAAATGTTTTCATTACTTGTATCATTGCGGTCATGTTTTCGATTTCAGTGTAGGTATTCCAGTTCTCTGCCTTTCGTTTGATGAACACGTTATGTGCGATGTAATCAGCTTACCTGAAAAGCTATGAAAATTAAATAGCCTaaggttttattttgttttcgcgGAATCGTGATAACTTCAATCCTCGAGGTAGGAACAGGGTATCTCGTTTCAATGCAGTCATTATTTCTTAGTCCGTACCCCAAcatgtcaaatttcaattttttctcataagaTGCTTTGAATctaagaaaaattgaattttttttaaggattctgTAAATACGTTGTTCTTAATTAGTAGGTCATTCtacgttaaaaatattaacggCTTACTATGTCGAATGCAGTTAACACGTTCACAGGAAGTCGATTTACAacggaaattctttaaaaaaatgcttatttcctTGCACTGACAAATTTAGGTGGTGTAAACGTTAGTGACCTGTCTGTTAAAAATTTGGATCTCAGGGTCATACTTGGATATGTGTGGGTCACTATTTCGTAATATGTTAGTATTCCTTAAAATGTTACCTTTATTTTGTTAGAGGACTGTTTACATGGTACAGCATAATGTACAAGTTGATATCAGTTTGCATGGATGTTTTTTGAGGACAGGAGctgaacatgtacgaatgcatgaaccaaattagaacaggttttattttctgttcatgcatatgcacaagttgggtggtttaaCAATGCCTTCTGGCATTTGTTTTTGCTCTTATGCCTTCAGACATTAACTCATGAAGATAATGTGCCATGTAAACATGCGTGAAAGTCACTCTGTTAATATTTCCCGGCTTATATTGGCTCCTgtatagctaattttatggctttTTATCATTTAATGAATGTTGCCATTTTGTTTGTTTTGCAATCAGTTTTCAAAAGTGATACGGAAACTTTACGCTGAAACACTTTgagttttcctttccttttcctcttAGGAGCAAGGCATAAtgtgcaaatgaaaaaaaaaaatttgattgcatTTCTGTTCTTACTTGATTTGTTGCATGAGTgtttgttgaaaaaagaaaacaatatgcaTATTTCATCACATTTGGTGGAAGGCCCAGCATAAACTATCCAGAATCATGAAAAGCTGATTCTTTCGTTTTTATCGACACTTTTTCTTTCTAGCCTAGCAGCCATGAATATTCTTTTAAAGATGGTGGGACATGGCTTAAGAttgttggaagaaaaaaatagcttGATAAACATTGTCTTTTTGGTCAATGTATGATGCTTTACGGAACAAGTTTTTCAGCGTAGGGTTTTCTGAAATATTCTGaggcatgagaaaatttttactATTTCTGAGAATATTTATAGTTTGGAATCCTCATGCTTTCTGTTGTAAAATTGCTCAATTTTATGAGTATGGGATAGGAAACAAAACAGATAATTTATGAATGGTCTTTAAAAAACTGCATTTTCACCCTGCcgaaaatgatcataaaaaataaatgaatagtgATAGGTCAGGGGTCTCCGAAACACGGCCTGCGGAGGGCTTTCGTCCGGCCTGTGCACTCGTTTCAAATGGCGctcgattctcgctcgtttaactctgtgagacgacGCTAGGAGCATtacagcgctgtactacacgttaaagttgccttcaactgttcgtaaataagaaatatgcctctggatacttcagtagacgttgatATTGAATACTTCAGTCATGCTATCCGGcacgcggggcgattcggaacttggaatgtggccctcgtggcctagtaaattggagacccctgtgaTAGGCAGTAAAATTTTTTTACACGGTTTCGTGACGGTacgaaaagataaaaaacactaaGTTTTAATACAGAATATGAGTTGGTGGTTGTCATGCCTGGATGACCTGACATGGAATGACTCTGATTTTATAATCTCCAGTGCGTATGTTGTTGTGtatagtgtattttttattattgtattctaccgattaaggtaggtttccatagagtgttcaggaagtgatctggaagcctccctttccttccagcactgtcttcttaaattcactgtaaggccttatccctttcaatctatctaaaaatcctattcttttccttcccctccctcgtttccctaacattctaccctctaacaccattttcaacatcccctccccgctaagtactaactccatccataccttctgtctcctccgtatctcaactaaaagatgcctctcctcgccaaccatattcagcacttcgtcattcttttcctctccgtccatttcaccctctccattcttctccacacccacatctcgaatgcttccaatcttctctcgtcttctttcctcagtgtccacgtttccgcaccgtagagagctacactccagatcaaactcttcactaaccttttctttaaactcttacataacgatcctctaagaagctccttcctgttcatgaaagcctcctttgctagtgcaattcgcttcctgatgtctttgctactgtgtacgttttcctctgatgtgctgcccaaatagttaaactgctctaccttttcaagtttttcccacctactttgatcttgagtctcacatgtAAAGTGTAGACATACCAAATTTTATGTCTCTAACTTATCTCGTCACGGAACAGTGGTCAtcacaaaatgatgaaaaatagtaaataatagcCGCTGCACAGGGTGGAGATTGCTTGTAACCCACTAGTGGGTTGAGAAGTATTTGACATGCTAGCAAATCACAAAGAGAGCAGATTATCGGAGATAGATGCGATGCAGTGTGGCTGGTGTTAGTCTAATCCTTCCTTGGTTTAAGTTCTTTTGGTTTTGCTTTGAGAATATATCCCTTATTTAATTGAATTAGACTCCAACTTTTTAACAGGGCTGGTTAAATGTTTGGTATGTATCccaaagaatagggtggtttcctatttttttttaaatagcgtaaatagaaaaattattactcctgcagtacatatttcatgcttttagagttttaaatgacatcaattttttgtgattaattgaaaagtgaaaattttcaagtgcacgaaaaagcgacggctaagtatgaatgctgggaaaagctcgtgtgacgtcattatggttccggctgccgccgtgtgaggccaccttggtgtgaggctatgtgCACCAGTACGAAGCAGGCGTAATATGATTGGTGATTAgatgtaataggtgattattaagagatattatcctgagctctgtgcctcatgcatgcattggtaatctcagacgatgtaaaactcctatctactcgtatagcatctgggtccctgtgacatctcgtggagtggaatcgcatgggcgccaatctggcctttttcaaacacggttaaaattgaccattgccatccgtctaaactgggatttctgaaactaaataatttgtatattatgaacgcACTAATAGTtgttaacgaatcgcaaacaatgcctttcgttttctttgatgaagggaactaccctattgtagaatATGTGAGcgttaacttcatttttgctgTTTGATGACAAAAGAAGGTCATCAGTCTTCCATTCCATCAGGTTTTTACCATTTTGTTGCAATACTGTAATTTTTGGATTTGCAATTGTGTTAAAGTATGGAGCTACATTGTTCTTAATTCAGGCTTTGCTATCTGGCTGTAACGCAGTGGACTTGGACTATTTGTCGGTttaggtgaataatttttttctctgtgtaattTTTGCAGAAGTTGTAGTTGTTTTTTGGTCAAATTTTTCTCTTGGAACAGGATTTAATGATTTTGTAGTTATGTTGGATTAAGAATTCCCCTCCGATTGCTCCCTTTGGCAATTAATTCTGATCTCTGTTTACGTGCAATGATGTTTTCACTTGGCTGTTGTTCCTAATAACGTGTGGAGAAGAGTGTCTGAGCATGTAAATACTTGAACAGTAATTATCTAGCAGTGCCCTAGGGCTCAACATTGTAATTCTGGGCCAAGAATGgcattacagttgaggacctcaaatccgtaAAGCTTGGCAATCAAAGGGtctctggatttctggtttttctggatttctggtcttcatggtatattttgttaattaattaatttataaatgcgttaAGCCTCATGTGCTCGGTATTAGAGATCCCCATGTGTCCCTGCCCAGGTCGTTAGCATATGTTCGTAGCGTGTGCTTGCTTAATCCTACTCATCgcagaacaaggcttggagagtggtgccacgaggtggcaagtcaaaacactacgcagaggaatatTCAAACGTTCCGGATTTCTTGTTTTCCCGAATTCCAGATTTGAGGCCTCAACTGTATTAGTACAGCCTTAAAGTGGTAATGAATTGAGATCTTGTTTTTTCCCAGCATATGACTTTGAATCACCGGGTGAGTTAATTGTAGCCGTAcggtttatttatttcaacggattACACACTATTTTACAAAATTGAACTGATTATGGAAGTAACAGCACAacaagaacaaaagaaaacaaaaattaaatgtataacaagtaattattacaaaaaatttgcATGCAATAATCAAATGACTGCAAGCAAATGTGGGTTAATCTCAGCAAACATTCCAACTTTTCTTTTGAATGTAGGAGGAAATTCATTGAAGAAGTCCAAGTGCGTAGCCTGGGGCAGATCCAGGGTTtattttctgggggtggggggggctcAAGGGTCTGGCAGGTCTTCtcttatttgagattaaaaacaaaatacaacaattactccAGACAACATTGTCTTTAGTTtggtatgaaagttattaatttaaaatgaaattaatgtaatGAAACTTTTTGCTACCCAAAGGGTGCGAATGACCAACAAACTAACATTAttcagggtgtcccatttatcttgaccacccgaaataactttttgtccagatgcaaattcaaaaatgtgtcaagcaaatgctcattagccgtcagggggacattttACTGcttacattatattttattacttacaTTACTTGTTCATGTGTTATTTATTCTTCCTGACGATGACCATTACAGTGTATTTCTGTTTATAagtctaataaatattattattattactattaatcagcatgattgccttccttgtagctttgttatttacaaatatatgaacaggaggtgttataggagaggaaatgaattgccaaataaaaaatatagggtgccatttaaaaaagacatgcCGCTGTTCATaactttgtaaataacaaagctacaaggaaggcaatcatggtGATTAacgtccccctgacggctaatgaacatttgcttgacacatttttgaattagcATCTGGAcgaaaagttatttcgggtggtcaagatggATGGGACACCCTGGATATGCCACACACACACCACAGTGGCATCCCAAagcatattttttgaaaaattaatccggGTTCCTGTCTGATTTGAATTAAGAGCAGATCATGTACCAGTATTGTATTTCAGGTAATTGCTCACCAgcccattgttttattttttgcacgGTATGAATAATAGTGTTAACTATGATTCTGGAAGGGAGTAATCAAGAACCTCTATTTTAGTATGATTACATTCCTGCGTGCATTATCagtgccaaatcatattttgtgatATAATTAATGCATTACTCTTTCTATTCTCATTTGTATGCTTCCATTGATGTCCATGTTTGTTTAGATTGCAAATTTTAAAGCATTGAATTGCATGTAAATCTGTGGAGTGGCGTTCAATTTGAGTACATGTGGAGTTGACAGTGGAAAGTGGTTTAGAGCCATGGTTGTGTGATTCCTCAAAGTTCAACTTCTCCCGATCGTTAATTCCCTTTTCTTCCCTGCTCCTTTGTCTTTTCAGAGTCTTCCTTTCCAGAAAATCAACAGGATCTTCACAGCCATCGACTCGCAGCCCATGTTTGACGGGGGCGTTTTGATAAATGTCCTCGGGCGGTTGCAGGTGAGGATTCGTTATTTCTGGGCTGAACGGAGAGGAAATGCAGTCATTTCAGTTTGAAGTGGATGTGATGAAAGCCTCAGTATTTTGTGTCAAATAATTCATCGCTGCAGTAAATGTTTTTGTGGTGAAAGTGAAATTTACTTGACTTGCGAAGCATAACATTCGGAATACAGCTCATATTCCTGATAATCTGGCATAATGATGTTGAGAGGCAGCAGGAATAATCAGAAAATTAGattaatccaaactttcacttgaacTTGTTTTGGTCTTTAGAAATTACGTAAAGCAAacagtattttattattatttatgaataaagtAAGTCTTTTCAGATTGCTTCCGCAGACTCAGTGAGAACTTTCTTCACCCACCCGCGATGGTTTTAGAGGCGATAACAGATTTTACTCATAATCCCACCGCTCTTTGTATGCCAGCAAACTGTCTACGCAAGCAAGCGCCTTACTTTGACTCATGCAGTCTCTACTTAATTcgtctctacttccacttcccccactACCTTCATTTCTACTACAGTGGAACTTCGTTAGTACATTCCTATGTAGACATGTTTTCCTCCTTAGCACGGCTGTTTATCttggtcccggta
The nucleotide sequence above comes from Ischnura elegans chromosome 13, ioIscEleg1.1, whole genome shotgun sequence. Encoded proteins:
- the LOC124170146 gene encoding probable nuclear transport factor 2, producing the protein MVLNPAYEAIGKSFVQQYYAMFDDPAQRPNLISLYNTESSFMSFEGMQLQGALKIMEKLTSLPFQKINRIFTAIDSQPMFDGGVLINVLGRLQADEDPPHPFCQTFVLKPLGNSFFCQHDMFRLGIHDTA